TCGTTGCCGACGCCTCACggcccaaaccctaacccacctCTCACGCgcgtcgccgccaccatcgccgttcccatTCCACCTCGTCACGTCCCTGCCGTATTCACCCTGTCCGAAACCTTGGACATTGGTTTCTGAAGGTAGGAGCTTTTGGATCATCCAGCGATTACTTAATCCCAAGCTAACTATTCTCCACAAATTTCCATCTAGATCCGCTTTTGGTTTGGTAACAGAGGTGGATTTACATTGGTTCGATGTTCATTTCTTATGCTGCTTTCAGGCCACCAGGTTACCTAGAATCATCATGTCAGGAAGAGATCGCCTGCCGCGCCGTTTTGTCGAAGATGGAAGGGGCTATGTTGACGCCCGTGTGGCTGAGGATCGCAGGGGTCATCATCCTGGTATCCGAGTGGTTGATGATCGTAGGGGCCATCATGAGATCCATGTAGTCGATGATCGCAGAGCCTATCCTGCAGGTCGTGTGATTGAGGATCGTAGAGCCTACCCTGAGATTCACGAAAGGCCGCTCATGAGGGTGGCTCCTCGCTCTCACCCGGATGTCCTAGAGGAAGAAATTCAGTTGCACAAGGTTGATTTCCGCAGGCTTATGGCTGATCGTCATGCTCTAGCTGAGGAACGGATGGAGTTGCACAGGGAGTTGCAAGCCGGAAAGGAGGAGGTCTGTCACCTTAACATGATCATCGCAGAGATTAATGCCAAGAAGGAAGCTTATATCAGCGAGCTCGTTGACAAGAGAAGGAAGCTTGAAGCTGAACTTAGATCAAATGAGCCTTTGAGAGATGAGGTTGTGCATCTTCGTGGTGAAATCGAGAAGCTCCTTGCTGTTAGGAAAGAACTCTCTGCAAAGGCTGCATCACTCATGCAGGAGCTGAGTAGGGAGAGATCTGATAAACAACAGTTACCTATGCTGAAAGCAGAGATTGAGGGCCTTCAACTGGAACTTACTCATGCAAGGTACACACACCATCTCTTTTGCTGGACCTGACTCAGTTATCCCAGTAAATTGTTTGGGGACTGGAAACTTCGAGTATCATTGGTTTCTATAATTGTATTGTTTGCAGGAATGCATGTGAATTGGAGCAGAAGGGGAATTTCGAGTTGGTGGAACAAAGGAAAGCAATGGAGAAGAGTATGATTTCGATGGCACAAGAAATTCAACAAATGCGGGCCGAATTAGCTAATTTTGATGGCAGACCATGGGGCACAGGTATGTTATTGGGATCTTCTACAGTGTTTGTAAATTTCAGTTATCCATTCTACATATTTTCCTTTTTCACTGTCATATTTTTTCTGGATTTGAAGTTGTACATGCACATATGGTAGGGTTCTGTATTATCAGCAATCCTGAGTTAGGAATCTGCTATCTGCCAGCACTTTGCATGGGTTTCTAAGAAAGAGGACATCAGCCAATTACTTAATTTGTTTGGAGATGCTAGTTGTCAATTAATATTGGAAACGCATTGATGCTACTACTGAACATATTATGCGTGCCAGTGTGAACTTCTGGATTGACACATTGCAAATAGTTggctgccttggggga
This window of the Triticum aestivum cultivar Chinese Spring chromosome 5D, IWGSC CS RefSeq v2.1, whole genome shotgun sequence genome carries:
- the LOC123119941 gene encoding protein FLX-like 3; the protein is MSGRDRLPRRFVEDGRGYVDARVAEDRRGHHPGIRVVDDRRGHHEIHVVDDRRAYPAGRVIEDRRAYPEIHERPLMRVAPRSHPDVLEEEIQLHKVDFRRLMADRHALAEERMELHRELQAGKEEVCHLNMIIAEINAKKEAYISELVDKRRKLEAELRSNEPLRDEVVHLRGEIEKLLAVRKELSAKAASLMQELSRERSDKQQLPMLKAEIEGLQLELTHARNACELEQKGNFELVEQRKAMEKSMISMAQEIQQMRAELANFDGRPWGTGGAHGMKLGSPEATFPTQYGDKYNIHAGVSEKGPSHPPESSWGTFEKNRFQYR